In Octopus bimaculoides isolate UCB-OBI-ISO-001 chromosome 28, ASM119413v2, whole genome shotgun sequence, the following are encoded in one genomic region:
- the LOC106873073 gene encoding zinc finger protein 239 translates to MEKSEKIEELMPCEDMIKEIRKLSNECDVCKRSFSQESDLIEHKHIHRKEKLYHCDICGKSFSHSSNLSKHKRVHRREKSYHCDICGKSFSQSSNLSTHIRIHTGEKPYHCDICGKSFSHNRNLTVHRHSHTGQEPYHCDICGKSFSQNSQLTKHKRIHSGEKPFHCDICGKSFTDCSNLNSHKRIHTGEKPYNCDICSKSFSSNSHLTAHIRFHTQEKPYHCDTCGKSFSQNSHLTVHVRIHTGEKPYQCDICGKSFSDSSVLPRHKCIHAGEKPYHCDICGKSFFDSSNLTRHKLTHTGEKPYQCDICGKSFSQNGDLTKHKRIHTGEKPYHCDICGKSFSNSSVLTKHKRSHTGENTYHCDFCGKSFSRNSHLTEHKLIHTGEKRKG, encoded by the coding sequence atggaaaagagtgaGAAGATTGAAGAATTGATGCCCTGTGAAGATATGATTAAAGAGATAAGAAAGTTGTCAAATGAGTGTGATGTCTGTAAAAGGTCCTTCTCTCAAGAAAGTGACCTAAttgaacacaaacatattcatagaaaagaaaagctatatcattgtgacatctgtggtaaatcattctctcacagtAGTAACCTTTCTAAACACAAGCGGGTTCACAGAAGAGAGAAGtcctatcattgtgatatctgtggtaaatcgttctctcaaAGTAGTAATCtttctacacacatacgtattcatacaggagagaagccatatcattgtgatatctgtggtaaatcattctctcataatcGTAACTTAACTGTACACAGACATAGTCATACTGGACAggagccatatcactgtgatatctgtggtaaatcattctctcaaaatagtcagttaactaaacataaacgtattcattcaggagagaaaccatttcattgtgatatctgtggtaaatcattcactgactGTAGTAATTTAAattcacacaaacgtattcatacaggagagaagccatataattgtgatatctgcagtaaatcattctcCAGTAATAGTCACTTAACTGCACACATACGTTTTCATACAcaggagaagccatatcattgtgatacatgtggtaaatcattctctcaaaatagtcaCTTAACTGTACacgtacgtattcatacaggagagaaaccatatcagtgtgatatctgtggtaaatcattctctgatagtAGTGTTTTACCaagacacaaatgtattcatgcgggagagaaaccatatcactgtgatatctgtggtaaatcattctttgatAGTAGTaatttaactagacacaaacttactcatacaggagagaagccttatcaatgtgatatctgtggtaaatcattttctcaaaatggtgatttaactaaacataaacgtattcatacaggagagaagccatatcattgtgatatctgtggtaaatcattctctaatagTAGTGtcttaactaaacataaacgtagTCACACAGGAGAGAACACATATcattgtgatttttgtggtaaatcattctctcgaaatagtcatttaactgaacacaaacttattcatacaggagagaaaagaaaagggtaG